One genomic window of Nicotiana sylvestris chromosome 10, ASM39365v2, whole genome shotgun sequence includes the following:
- the LOC138879419 gene encoding uncharacterized protein, protein MGPVGKDSRSKQNNPRYDHRSRNRESGSSSRFGNDRNARELRDYDRNLKERFGGYNFNVSTSELVSVLRSMGDKVLWLKEMRSNPNRRNPDHWCEFHNNHGHKTTDCRLLQGEVDHLLKQGYLTELFSERGKQSYMKNRQEPPKPPSPKRTVNVISGGEDINGVTYTAANKVSKVTITHGKRVRHVLEEESITFDDAHTDGVLSPPNDALIISLLVHDTNVKRVLIDPDSSVNIILLRVLREMQAEDKLIPKVHTLSGFDNSSVMTKGEVILTTFAEDVVKDIKFQVVDMEIAYNMILGRPWIHEMDVVPSTLHQVIKFPSPWGICQIRGDQHTSRNINSVADSSTRNEEK, encoded by the coding sequence ATGGGTCCAGTGGGAAAAGATTCTCGGTCAAAACAGAACAATCCAAGGTACGATCATAGGTCGAGGAATAGAGAGTCGGGCTCGTCATCAAGATTTGGAAATGATCGAAACGCGCGAGAGTTACGGGATTATGATAGAAACTTGAAAGAAAGATTTGGTGGTTATAATTTTAATGTAAGCACTTCCGAGCTCGTatctgttttaagaagcatgggtgatAAGGTACTGTGGCTAAAAGAAATGAggtcgaatccaaacaggcgcaaccctgatcactggtgcgaatttcacaacaatCACGGGCATAAAACGACAGACTGTAGGTTGCTACAAGGTGAAGTTGATCATCTATTAAAGCAAGGGTATCTCACTGAATTATTCAGTGAGAGAGGTAAGCAATCatacatgaagaataggcaggagccccccaaaccaccttctcccaaaaggactgttaatgtcataagtggaggtgaagacatcaatggtgtgACGTACACAGCAGCCAATAAAGtttccaaagtcacaattacccaCGGGAAGCGGGTGCGACATGTCTTAGAGGAAGAAAGTATTACGTTTGATGATGCACATACGGATGGCGTATTATCCCCACCTAACGATGCACTGAtaatatctctacttgtacatgatactaatgtgaaacgagttttgattgatccagatagttccgtgaacattattctgCTAAGAGTACTAcgcgagatgcaagctgaagataaattaataccaaaagTGCATACTTtgtctggatttgacaattccagCGTCATGACGAAAGGGGAGGTAATACTTACTACATTCGCAGAAGACGTTGTCAAAGATATAAAGTTtcaggtggtagatatggagatagcttacaatatgattctcggaagaccatggatccacgagatgGATGTCGTTCCGTCGACCTTGCACCAAgtaattaaatttccatcaccatgggggATATGTCAAATCCGTGGGGATCAACATACATCTAGGAATATCAACTCTGTAGCAGATTCAAGTacaagaaatgaagaaaaatag
- the LOC104234980 gene encoding LOW QUALITY PROTEIN: protein ECERIFERUM 2-like (The sequence of the model RefSeq protein was modified relative to this genomic sequence to represent the inferred CDS: deleted 2 bases in 1 codon) — MDVEKLISDVKLSSVVPAKITGADKVHEFTNMDLVMKLHYIKGLYFFNSDAVEGLNIYDFKKPMFHFLELYYEASGRIRRSEDGGGRSFIKCNDGGVRIIEAKSSKTIEKWLAMNDSSVNDQLVYDQVLGPELGFAPLVFIQFTWFKCGGMSIGLSWAHVLGDVFSASKFINIWAQIMAGHQLPPQSLNNSRTNKFINNPLLSTVENLPYSIKRVDPVGDHWRITNTCKMISHSFHITEKQLNQHISKIFGPKQSAKVKPFDVISATMWKILAKVRGNQQPGIVTIIRRDNSCDREITQVSNNGQVISIVEAINVKVSKSNVLELAKLIAEKSVDETKVVEELMEKENGTLDFVVYGANLTFVNLEEANIYGFELRGKKPIFASYNISGVGVVLVLAGPENLNGRIVNLVLPEDQIEGFKYELREELGVF; from the exons ATGGACGTCGAGAAATTAATCTCCGACGTAAAGTTGTCGTCCGTCGTACCGGCGAAAATCACCGGAGCGGATAAAGTTCATGAATTTACTAACATGGACTTAGTCATGAAGTTGCATTACATTAAGGGTCTTTATTTTTTCAACAGTGATGCAGTTGAAGGTTTGAATATATATGACTTTAAAAAACCCATGTTTCATTTTCTTGAGCTATATTATGAGGCTTCCGGCAGGATTAGGAGGTCGGAGGACGGCGGTGGCCGGTCGTTCATAAAATGTAATGACGGTGGTGTTAGGATTATTGAAGCTAAGAGTAGCAAAACAATTGAGAAGTGGCTGGCTATGAATGATTCTTCTGTTAATGATCAGCTTGTTTATGATCAAGTTCTTGGTCCTGAGTTGGGCTTTGCACCTCTTGTGTTCATTCAG TTCACTTGGTTCAAATGTGGAGGGATGTCAATAGGGCTAAGCTGGGCTCATGTTCTTGGAGATGTATTTTCAGCTTCAAAATTCATCAACATTTGGGCACAAATCATGGCTGGTCATCAACTCCCACCTCAGTCTCTTAACAACTCAAGAACCAACAAATTCATCAATAATCCATTATTATCTACAGTTGAGAATTTGCCATATTCTATAAAGAGAGTTGATCCAGTTGGTGATCATTGGAGAATCACCAACACTTGCAAAATGATATCACATTCTTTTCACATTACAGAAAAGCAACTAAACCAACACATTTCCAAGATTTTTGGACCTAAACAATCAGCTAAAGTGAAGCCTTTTGATGTAATTTCTGCTACAATGTGGAAAATTTTGGCTAAGGTAAGGGGGAATCAGC AGCCTGGAATTGTGACAATTATACGTAGGGACAACTCTTGTGACAGAGAAATAACTCAAGTGTCTAACAATGGTCAAGTGATTAGCATAGTTGAAGCTATTAACGTTAAGGTTTCAAAGTCAAATGTTTtggaattggcaaaattgatagCTGAAAAGAGTGTGGATGAGACTAAAGTTGTTGAAGAATTAATGGAGAAAGAAAATGGTACATTAGACTTTGTTGTGTATGGTGCAAATCTTACATTTGTGAATCTTGAAGAGGCAAATATTTATGGGTTTGAACTTAGGGGTAAAAAACCAATTTTTGCAAGTTATAATATTAGTGGGGTTGGTGTTGTTTTGGTGTTAGCAGGGCCTGAAAATTTGAATGGAAGGATAGTGAATTTGGTTTTGCCTGAGGATCAAATTGAAGGGTTTAAATATGAGTTGAGAGAGGAATTAGGCGTCTTCTGA